A genomic window from Flavobacterium hankyongi includes:
- the atpD gene encoding F0F1 ATP synthase subunit beta, producing MSQVIGKVAQIIGPVVDVVFNTAEAELPKIYDSLEITKNDGTKLVLEVQSHIGENTVRTISMDSTDGLSRGADVKATGAPIQMPIGGDIYGRLFNVVGDAIDGLGDLPKEGANGLPIHRQAPKFEDLSTSSEVLFTGIKVIDLIEPYAKGGKIGLFGGAGVGKTVLIQELINNIAKGHGGLSVFAGVGERTREGNDLLREMLESGIIKYGEDFMHSMENGGWDLTKVDKVGMRDSKATFVFGQMNEPPGARARVALSGLSIAEYFRDGAGSDQGKDVLFFVDNIFRFTQAGSEVSALLGRMPSAVGYQPTLATEMGAMQERITSTKKGSITSVQAVYVPADDLTDPAPATTFAHLDATTVLSRKIAELGIYPAVDPLDSTSRILTPEILGAEHYDCAQRVKEILQKYKQLQDIIAILGMEELSEEDKLAVSRARRVQRFLSQPFHVAEQFTGIPGVLVDIKDTIKGFNMIIDGELDHLPEAAFNLKGTIEDVIEAGQKMLTEA from the coding sequence ATGTCTCAAGTAATAGGAAAAGTTGCTCAAATTATTGGACCAGTTGTAGATGTTGTGTTTAACACAGCTGAAGCTGAGTTGCCAAAAATTTATGATTCATTAGAAATCACTAAAAATGATGGTACTAAATTAGTATTGGAAGTACAGTCTCATATTGGAGAAAACACTGTGCGTACAATCTCTATGGACTCTACAGATGGTTTGAGTAGAGGAGCTGATGTTAAAGCTACTGGTGCTCCAATTCAAATGCCGATTGGTGGAGATATCTACGGGCGTTTATTCAATGTTGTAGGTGATGCTATTGATGGTTTAGGTGATTTGCCAAAAGAAGGTGCTAACGGATTGCCAATCCACAGACAAGCTCCTAAATTCGAAGATTTATCAACTTCATCTGAGGTTTTATTTACAGGGATTAAAGTAATCGACTTAATTGAGCCTTATGCAAAAGGAGGTAAAATTGGATTATTCGGTGGTGCTGGAGTAGGTAAGACTGTATTAATTCAGGAGTTGATTAACAATATAGCAAAAGGTCACGGTGGTCTTTCTGTATTCGCAGGAGTAGGTGAAAGAACACGTGAAGGAAATGACTTACTTCGTGAGATGTTAGAGTCAGGAATTATTAAATATGGTGAAGATTTCATGCACTCTATGGAAAATGGAGGATGGGATTTAACTAAAGTTGACAAAGTAGGAATGAGAGATTCTAAAGCTACTTTCGTTTTTGGCCAAATGAATGAGCCACCTGGAGCACGTGCTCGTGTAGCTTTATCTGGTTTGTCAATTGCAGAGTATTTCCGTGATGGAGCTGGATCTGATCAAGGTAAAGACGTTCTTTTCTTCGTAGACAACATCTTCCGTTTTACACAAGCGGGTTCTGAGGTGTCTGCGTTATTAGGTCGTATGCCATCTGCGGTAGGTTATCAACCTACATTAGCAACTGAAATGGGTGCGATGCAAGAGCGAATTACTTCAACTAAAAAAGGATCAATTACTTCAGTACAGGCAGTATATGTACCTGCGGATGACTTAACTGACCCGGCGCCAGCTACAACGTTCGCGCACTTAGATGCTACAACAGTATTATCTCGTAAAATTGCTGAGTTAGGTATTTATCCAGCGGTAGATCCATTAGATTCTACTTCTCGTATTTTAACTCCAGAAATCTTAGGAGCTGAGCACTATGACTGTGCACAAAGAGTAAAAGAAATTCTACAAAAATACAAACAGTTACAAGATATCATTGCTATCTTAGGTATGGAAGAGTTATCTGAAGAAGATAAACTAGCTGTATCAAGAGCACGTCGTGTACAACGTTTCTTATCACAACCGTTCCACGTAGCTGAGCAGTTTACAGGTATTCCTGGTGTATTAG
- a CDS encoding G-D-S-L family lipolytic protein, which yields MVKNIKWLLFASLSIVACNDDDTTVADEPVTAGSANFAKYVALGDSFAAGFSDGALFKKGQLNSYPEILAGQFKQVGGGAFASPLCGDDNIGGLLFMGTPIQSSRNVILGLNPDKTPNIGPLPVAPVNEVTAHLTGSFNNMGVPGAKSYHLAFAGYGNTAGVPSGAANPYFARFSSAASTSILADALTQQPTFFSLWIGGNDVLSYATSGGIGVDQTGNMNPATYGGNDITDPTVFANVYNGLATQLVTGGRKGVVANLPYVSTLPFFTTVPTNPIPARPAAEAAQLNQLFGAINSITTAMSLPKRFSTISVDDNNTTTVEAANPLLIVDETLTDLSAQITAALTPSFGPTTAAYLGNLYGRARHARNTVGNRDYILLTTRGLITPPNNIQPGAPAPFNARGVTYPLQDAQVLTADEASKIKVATDTYNVAIKTAADANGLAFVDAKTVMERLVNGGIRFGNYHMSASFVTGGVFSLDGIHPGARGYAMIANEFMKAINAKYGSTFKEVDLGQYQIQYPASL from the coding sequence ATGGTAAAAAATATAAAATGGCTATTATTTGCTTCGTTAAGCATTGTAGCGTGTAATGATGATGATACTACTGTTGCTGATGAACCGGTAACAGCAGGTTCTGCTAACTTTGCTAAGTATGTGGCTTTAGGTGATTCTTTTGCTGCTGGATTTAGTGATGGAGCATTATTTAAAAAAGGACAATTAAATTCATATCCTGAAATTTTAGCTGGACAATTTAAGCAAGTAGGTGGCGGTGCTTTTGCCTCTCCTCTTTGTGGAGATGACAATATAGGAGGCTTGTTGTTTATGGGTACTCCTATTCAAAGTTCTAGAAATGTAATTTTAGGTTTGAATCCAGATAAAACTCCTAACATAGGTCCTCTACCGGTAGCTCCAGTCAATGAAGTGACAGCGCATTTAACAGGAAGTTTTAATAATATGGGAGTTCCTGGTGCAAAAAGTTATCATTTAGCTTTTGCTGGATATGGTAATACCGCTGGCGTTCCTTCAGGTGCTGCGAATCCGTATTTTGCTAGATTTTCATCAGCTGCCAGCACATCAATTCTTGCGGATGCTTTAACACAACAACCAACATTCTTTTCTTTGTGGATTGGTGGAAATGATGTGTTATCTTATGCGACTTCTGGAGGTATAGGTGTGGATCAAACAGGGAATATGAATCCAGCGACTTATGGAGGTAATGATATTACAGACCCAACAGTTTTTGCTAATGTGTATAATGGATTAGCTACGCAATTGGTAACAGGGGGTAGAAAAGGAGTAGTTGCTAATTTACCTTATGTAAGTACTTTGCCTTTCTTTACAACTGTTCCAACAAATCCAATTCCAGCGAGACCAGCTGCTGAAGCTGCTCAACTTAATCAGTTGTTCGGTGCTATTAATTCGATTACTACAGCAATGAGTTTGCCAAAAAGATTTTCGACAATTTCTGTTGATGATAATAATACAACAACTGTAGAGGCTGCAAATCCATTGTTAATTGTTGATGAAACATTAACTGATTTATCTGCTCAAATTACTGCGGCTTTAACACCAAGTTTTGGGCCAACTACGGCTGCTTATTTGGGGAATTTATATGGAAGAGCTCGTCATGCAAGAAATACTGTTGGAAATAGAGATTATATTCTACTTACAACAAGAGGTTTAATAACTCCGCCAAATAATATTCAGCCTGGAGCGCCTGCTCCATTTAATGCGCGTGGTGTAACTTATCCATTACAAGATGCACAGGTCTTAACTGCTGATGAAGCTTCTAAGATTAAAGTAGCAACTGATACTTACAATGTTGCTATTAAGACAGCGGCAGATGCAAATGGTTTGGCTTTTGTTGATGCTAAAACAGTAATGGAAAGATTGGTTAACGGAGGTATTCGTTTTGGTAATTATCATATGTCTGCTTCTTTTGTAACAGGAGGGGTGTTCTCTTTGGATGGTATTCACCCAGGCGCTAGAGGATATGCGATGATTGCTAATGAGTTTATGAAGGCAATCAATGCTAAATACGGATCTACTTTTAAAGAAGTTGACTTAGGGCAGTATCAAATACAATATCCTGCATCTTTATGA